ATCCGCTGGCGCTCAGGGTTGTACGCCGCCGCCAGCCACTGGTCGGCCAGGCGGCTCGGGTCGAAGCGGCCCATCGCGAATCCCTTTTCGGCTCCCTTGCGCGAGCGGAGCCACTCCGACGACACGGCCGCGAGCTGGTCGCGCATCGCCGATTCCCGCGCGGGATCGAAGGGGTGGGAGTCGGGCGGGTAGAGCCGCGCCTCGAGCCCCGCGGCCTCCAGCTTGTTCCGCGAGCGCCGCACGTCGCCCATCGCCGATCCCTCCAGCGTGAACCGATCCAGGCGGAGGATCGGATCCACGCCGATGTGCACCGCGCGCCATCCCGCCTCGCGGTACATGGCGAGCTTCTCGGGGCGCGCCTGGAACAGCGCGAAGGTCCAGTCGTGCTCGGCGCAGTAGGTCGCGAACTGCTGGAGCAGGGGCGGGAACTCGTCGTCGGGGCCGATCGGGTCGCCCAGCACCAGCAGCACGTTCGACTCGAAGCGGTAGGCGATCACCGCGCGTCCGGTCGGGCTGAAGAAGTAGTCCACGTCGGGCTCGAGCGCGAAGGCCCCGACCGACGAATCGCCGTAGTGGCGCAGCAGCCGCGCCACCCGCTCCCGCTCGGTGCGGTGGCGCTCGCGGTGCGCGACCGGTCGGAGCAGCGAGAGGGCCGAGCCCGCGAGGATCAAGGCGCCGATCGGCGCGAGCGAGTGCGTGAACCACCGCGCCATCCGCGAGGACTGGCTGTGGAGGGGCGCGATCGTCTCCAGCTTCGTCTGGCCGATGCCGAAGAGGCGGTAGGCGGCCTCGCCCGCCGCGCGGCCCAGCGAGGCCCCGCCGCCGTAGTGGGCTTCCAGCCAGAAGCAGCCCGCCACCGCGTAGACCAGGAAGAAGGCGCCGGTCCAGAGCGTGCGCTGGCCGATGGCGCCGAAGGTCAGCTCTCGGCTCTTCACGCGGAACGCGTCGCCGCTGATCCCGAGCGCGAAGAGGAGAACCGACGCAGCCGTCGCCTCCTCGAAGTCGATCGCCTTGAGCAGGTTCATCGGCACCGAGAGCGCGGCCAGGAAGAGCGCGACCACGAACGCGCGACGTTTGCCGCGGCGCAGCCCCCACGCGGTCGCGATCAGGAGCACGCCCGCGACGAAGGTGAACGTGCGGCTCTGGTCCATGACGTCGGTCGGGACCAGGCGGCGAAGCGCGAGGAGCCGCTCCGAGGGATGGGAGAGGAGCGCCGACATCAGGTTGATCACGCCCTGGGTCGCGACGGCGAGCGCGAGCGC
This genomic window from Candidatus Binatia bacterium contains:
- a CDS encoding phosphatidylglycerol lysyltransferase domain-containing protein — protein: MDSITAGGSPPLATPPPRRYSWQRTALALAVATQGVINLMSALLSHPSERLLALRRLVPTDVMDQSRTFTFVAGVLLIATAWGLRRGKRRAFVVALFLAALSVPMNLLKAIDFEEATAASVLLFALGISGDAFRVKSRELTFGAIGQRTLWTGAFFLVYAVAGCFWLEAHYGGGASLGRAAGEAAYRLFGIGQTKLETIAPLHSQSSRMARWFTHSLAPIGALILAGSALSLLRPVAHRERHRTERERVARLLRHYGDSSVGAFALEPDVDYFFSPTGRAVIAYRFESNVLLVLGDPIGPDDEFPPLLQQFATYCAEHDWTFALFQARPEKLAMYREAGWRAVHIGVDPILRLDRFTLEGSAMGDVRRSRNKLEAAGLEARLYPPDSHPFDPARESAMRDQLAAVSSEWLRSRKGAEKGFAMGRFDPSRLADQWLAAAYNPERQRMEAFITLVPIWARRGWALDLMRRRDDAPSGVIEFLIVHCAEAAKERGDELISLSLSALAKTEADAADAGDRARAFLMEHLRRFYDFEGLFRWKSKFAPDFEPRYLVYADPLALPRVVFALARAQSPGGFRSYFRKAA